The region TTCATCAAAGTCAGGAAACAAATCATTGAGCGAATCTTTCAGTTCCTCAAAGGTCAACGGATTTCCTGGTCTTGTACACAGCTTCTCCAGGCGCTTTAATGCAATTTCTTGCTGCACCTGACCAGCGGGGCTGCCAGCACAGCGACGTTGAATTTCCGCTTTCAAAATTTCAAAGGCAGACTGGTTGAGGCAAACCATGAATCGTAGTAGCAATGAGATGTATAGCTCAAGTATTCCCGTCTGGTCATGCTAATCCGCAAAAATGAACTCGGATGTTATGAAAAGGGGACTCGCTTCCGTTACGACATGGGGCAAGGGAATGAATTCGGTTTCAGAGTGATGGCAAGCTTTGCCTGCGCCACTTTCACATCTTCCTGTGCCTGCTGCACCCAATCTTAGGGCAAGGCTAAATTACTCACATAAAAAGCGATCGCCCCTCTGAGGAAAGAGCGATCGCGGATTCAAGCATAAAGTCACTCAGTTAGTGACGACCGTTGCCGTTGCGATGTCCGTTACCGTTGCGAATAGGTGTGCCGCAAGGATAGGTGGCAACGACCAGTTCGCGGGCAGGCGATTCTTCCAGGTCCGACACTTTGACTGGAGAGGCAACAAAATGATTCGGATCGGCTTTAGCAGCCAGATAATCAGCCCGTAGTTTAGCAACCATTTCTTCTCGGCGATCGTACAAACGCTTGAGGGGACGAGCTTCGCACTGGTTAATCACGTAGGCAGTCATAATGGGCAGCGCGATCGTACTGTCGGTATAGCAAACAATGGTGTTGGGCAATTCATCTGGATCCACCTTGCCCCAGCTCACTGCTTCGTTGGGCGTTGCACCAGAGAGTCCACCAGTATCCGGGCGAGCATCGGTAATTTGAATAAAGAAGTCATGCCCCCGTTCTTCTAAGCCCAACACTTCATGCAACTGAGGCTGAGTTTGCAGCATGAAATTCTTGGGACTGCCGCCACCGATGATTAAGGCTGCACTCTTACCTTCCACATCAGGATTTCCTGTGTCCCGGGCAGCATAGGCGATCGCAGCCGTCTCATTCACATCCAGCGAGGGATCAATCACCAATTTGTAGCCTTCTAGCGACAGAGCCGCTACATTCATGCCAATCGAGCTATCTCCCGGAGATGATGTGTAGATGGGCACTCCACACTCATAAGCAGTTGCTAGGAGACAGGAATTTTTGACGCCTACTTGCTTTTCTACCTCACGCACGTATTTGCCCAGCAGATAATGAAACTCGGCAGTGCCCATGCGACGCTGAAAGGGTTCCGCTTTCAAAATTTCACGGATAAACGCATCCGTCTCCAGCAGCACATCATACCCAAACACAATGTCATAAATCCGAATCCGCCCTTCTTGCCGCAGTTTTACGTCATCCAAAAAGGGACTACTGGCAAACAAATCTAACCCCAAGCCGTAGTGAATGTCATGATATAGGTTTGCACCTGTGCTAATGATCCAGTCAATAAAGCCATTGCGGATCAGAGGAGCCAGAACCGATACGCCAAAGCCAGCAGGAGTCATAGCACCAGATAAACTGAGTCCAACGGTTACACCGTCCGTCATCACTTCCTGAGAGAGCAGATGGCAAATTTCTCGCAACCGTGCCGAGTTATAGGCAGTGAAGTAGCCGTCAATTAAATCGACCACGCTAATTTCCGCAGGCATGGGGGAGGGTGCGATTTTACGGCTGAGCAGTTTTGACATTTTTCAACTCCAATTGGAATGAACAGCATAAAGAAATGGGTAAGTGAATAACCGCATTAACACGGTGAATGTCTCTTGCAATGGATTGATTTCCAGCAAGAACTTGAACCAGTGATAAAACCTGGATAAATCAAGATCAGCGATCGCATCAGTTCGCCTAATTAGACTTCCCAATTGGAGGCATCCAACCAAGACATTCAAGACTTGTTTGGCAGCTCAATCGAGATGTCAGAAAGCAAGCGGATGCATTGCATCTGAATCCATAACGCTGGACTAAATTTCGCACCAACGAAGGCATTCACGAAATTCAGCCAGAGTAACGAAGCCTATTTGCCTATTGCATTAAGAAATTCTCTTAGAGAGAACACGACCGACCGAGTTCGCCGTTTCGCCAAAACAGAGTAGATACGAGAATGTGTCTTGGTGAAATACGAACCTCAAAGTTACAGGTCGGTCAGCTCATACTGGGAGCTTCGCACCGATCTGCCCAGGATAGCGCGGGGTCACACTGCCGTTTCCGCTTGAGTTTCATTTCCAGATACCAGAGTAGATGGTATCCAGTCAGGAAATGGAGTTTCAACGCTTCGTGTATCCTTCAGACATAACCCCTCTAATTTAGCATCAATTGTTTACAGCACCCTCGTGAAACTGGGCGATTTACCGCATTTTTAAATGTAGTACGTGATACATCTCAAGCGTATGGTCGGATCAGTTATGTGAGAATAAAACCAGCACCTTCTCTGGTCTTCCCATTCAGTAATCGGCGTCTTATGGGTCAATCTTTACCAGAACAGTGTCCAGGTGATTCTGCTGAAAGTAGGCGATGGCACACGTTTGAAGACATTCTGAGACGACTTCATCAGGAAGGGCTTTACCTGCATCCCCATCAGCTCGCAACATTCTTTGTCTGGCATGGATTGCCAGTCGATTTGCAGTACGTCCCCCCATGTTTGCAGCAACGGGCTGCCCAAATCAACGACAATTATCTAGGGGATATGGCTCGTCTCGAAGCATTTGATGAGCCACCCTGGTATTCCAGTTCCTTAGACGAGTCCTTTTCAGTCCCACTCCATCATGAATGACTCTTTGCAATCTACAGACTCCCTCACCGAATCAACTCAGAGCTTGACCAGTGCACAGTACAAGCAAAAGATGCAGCGCCGCAAAGCAGTTCAGGAGCAACGCCTGGCAGATATGACAACCGAGAAAGGGTTGGTGATTGTACACACAGGCAATGGCAAAGGGAAAACAACAGCAGCTTTAGGCATGGTGCTGCGATCTCTGGGGCATGGGCATCGAGTAGCGATTGTGCAGTTCATCAAAGGAGCCTGGGAACCAGCTGAAAAAGCCGCCTTTGCCCCGTGGACAGTAGCTCAAGACAACCAGCCACCCCAGCTAGAATTTCATGCGATGGGCGAGGGCTTTACCTGGGAAACCCAAGATCGCGATCGCGATACCCAACTGGCACAAACTGCCTGGACAAAAGCCCTTTCCTTTCTCACCCATGCTGATATAAAGCTCACATTGCTGGATGAAATCAACGTCGCCCTTAAACTGGGTTACCTCACCCCCGAACAGGTCCTTACCGGATTGCAGCAAAAACCTGCCACTTCCCACGTTATCCTAACTGGGCGCGGTGCTCCTCCAGCCCTGATCAACTATGCCGACCTCGTCACCGAAATGACCCTGATTAAACACCCCTTCCGAGAACAAGGCATCAAAGCTCAACCTGGCATCGAATTCTAATTTATCTCCCTCCTTCCCCCTCTTCTGTCCCTATGTCTAATGAAGCGATCGAAATCCTCTCTGCCGAAGAAGTCCGCCGTACTCTTACCCGCCTTGCCTCTGAAGTAATCGAGCGGTCTGGTGATTTATCGCAACTGGTATTGCTGGGGGTGTTTACCCGTGGGGTGCCGCTGGCCCATATGCTGGCCAAACAGATTGAATTGTTGGAACAGGTGCAGGTGCCATTGGGCGCGATCGATATTACGTTTTACCGGGATGACCTAGACACCATTGGCATTCGCACTCCCAACAAAACTGACATTCCTTTTGACTTGTCCGGTAAAACCGTGGTGCTTGTAGATGACGTGATTTTCAAAGGACGCACTGCCCGCGCTGCCTTGGAAGCTGTCAAAGACTATGGCAGACCTGCCCTGATTCGTCTGGCAGTGCTAGTTGATCGCGGACACCGAGAACTTCCCATCCACCCAGACTTTACTGGAAAACTGCTGCCTACTGCCAAAGAAGAAACCGTGAAAGTGTATGTGCAAGACGTAGATGGGCGAGACGGAGTGGAACTTTTGAAATCTTGAATTGAGCATGGGGGTTAGGGTATAGGGTATAGGGTGTAGACTATTGAGTTTCTTTCCATGAACCCATCGGCAGAAACCCAGGTTCGCAAAGCCGACCATTTGCGCGTGTGCCTGGAGGAAGAGGTGCAGTTTCGGGAAACTTCGAGTGGATTAGAGCACTACCGATTCATTCACTGTTGTTTACCAGAACTGGACTTCAACGACGTTGACCTGACTACATGCTTTTTAGGCAAAACGCTGTCCGCGCCATTGCTGATTTCCTCTATGACTGGAGGCACCGACCAGGCTAAACTCATCAACTTTCGGTTAGCTGCAGCGGCTCAACAGCATCAATTGGCAATGGGAGTTGGGTCGCAGCGAGTCGCGGTAGAAAATCCAGATGTGGCAATGACATTTGCTGTGCGATCGCTAGCACCAGATATTTTGCTGTTCGCCAATATCGGTGCAGTTCAACTGAATTATCAATATGGGCTGGATGAGTGCTGCAAGATTGTGGATTCGCTGGAAGCCGACGCCCTAATCCTACATTTGAATGTGCTGCAAGAGTGTGTGCAAACGCAGGGCGATAAAAACTTTCGGGGATTGCTGCAAAAAATTTCCGCACTATGCCAGAAATTACCAGTTCCAGTCATTGCTAAGGAAGTGGGCAATGGAATTTCCGCCGCCATGGCAAAGCGGTTGATCGAATCTGGGGTTGCTGTAATTGACGTAGCAGGAGCAGGAGGCACTTCCTGGGCAAAGGTAGAAGGGGAACGAGCAAACGATCTGCGGCAACGACGCCTGGGACAAACTTTTGCAGATTGGGGCATTCCCACAGCAGAATGCATTACGGCAGTGCGTGCGATCGCCCCCACGATTCCTTTAATCGCCTCTGGCGGCTTACGCAACGGCTTGGATGCCGCCAAAGCGATCGCCCTTGGTGCCGATCTTGCAGGCATGGCACTTCCCTTTCTTAAAGCAGCCAACGACTCTGAAGAAACACTTCAAGCTTTGATTGAAATTCTCAAAGTAGAACTGGCGACCACCTTATTTTGTACAGGGAATGCCACAATTGCAGACTTAAAAACATCTGATGTATTGAGGAGAATAGAGAAGTAGGAACAGAATTAGGATAATTAGTATCAGATTAGTATCAGATTAATATCAGACTCATTGATGCCATCTATAGAGCCTGGAAAAAAATCTGATAAGCAAAGGAGAGATTTAGATCTTGGCATTGCTCTGTTATAAGCTGAGCATCTTCAAATGTATCGACATAAATTTGTAAGCTGCCA is a window of Leptolyngbyaceae cyanobacterium JSC-12 DNA encoding:
- a CDS encoding deoxyhypusine synthase (IMG reference gene:2510096296~PFAM: Deoxyhypusine synthase~TIGRFAM: deoxyhypusine synthase), whose amino-acid sequence is MSKLLSRKIAPSPMPAEISVVDLIDGYFTAYNSARLREICHLLSQEVMTDGVTVGLSLSGAMTPAGFGVSVLAPLIRNGFIDWIISTGANLYHDIHYGLGLDLFASSPFLDDVKLRQEGRIRIYDIVFGYDVLLETDAFIREILKAEPFQRRMGTAEFHYLLGKYVREVEKQVGVKNSCLLATAYECGVPIYTSSPGDSSIGMNVAALSLEGYKLVIDPSLDVNETAAIAYAARDTGNPDVEGKSAALIIGGGSPKNFMLQTQPQLHEVLGLEERGHDFFIQITDARPDTGGLSGATPNEAVSWGKVDPDELPNTIVCYTDSTIALPIMTAYVINQCEARPLKRLYDRREEMVAKLRADYLAAKADPNHFVASPVKVSDLEESPARELVVATYPCGTPIRNGNGHRNGNGRH
- a CDS encoding hypothetical protein (IMG reference gene:2510096297), whose product is MGQSLPEQCPGDSAESRRWHTFEDILRRLHQEGLYLHPHQLATFFVWHGLPVDLQYVPPCLQQRAAQINDNYLGDMARLEAFDEPPWYSSSLDESFSVPLHHE
- a CDS encoding cob(I)alamin adenosyltransferase (IMG reference gene:2510096298~PFAM: ATP:corrinoid adenosyltransferase BtuR/CobO/CobP; Cob(I)alamin adenosyltransferase N terminal~TIGRFAM: cob(I)alamin adenosyltransferase), which produces MNDSLQSTDSLTESTQSLTSAQYKQKMQRRKAVQEQRLADMTTEKGLVIVHTGNGKGKTTAALGMVLRSLGHGHRVAIVQFIKGAWEPAEKAAFAPWTVAQDNQPPQLEFHAMGEGFTWETQDRDRDTQLAQTAWTKALSFLTHADIKLTLLDEINVALKLGYLTPEQVLTGLQQKPATSHVILTGRGAPPALINYADLVTEMTLIKHPFREQGIKAQPGIEF
- a CDS encoding pyrimidine operon attenuation protein/uracil phosphoribosyltransferase (IMG reference gene:2510096299~PFAM: Phosphoribosyl transferase domain), which gives rise to MSNEAIEILSAEEVRRTLTRLASEVIERSGDLSQLVLLGVFTRGVPLAHMLAKQIELLEQVQVPLGAIDITFYRDDLDTIGIRTPNKTDIPFDLSGKTVVLVDDVIFKGRTARAALEAVKDYGRPALIRLAVLVDRGHRELPIHPDFTGKLLPTAKEETVKVYVQDVDGRDGVELLKS
- a CDS encoding isopentenyl-diphosphate delta-isomerase (IMG reference gene:2510096300~PFAM: FMN-dependent dehydrogenase~TIGRFAM: isopentenyl-diphosphate delta-isomerase, type 2) produces the protein MNPSAETQVRKADHLRVCLEEEVQFRETSSGLEHYRFIHCCLPELDFNDVDLTTCFLGKTLSAPLLISSMTGGTDQAKLINFRLAAAAQQHQLAMGVGSQRVAVENPDVAMTFAVRSLAPDILLFANIGAVQLNYQYGLDECCKIVDSLEADALILHLNVLQECVQTQGDKNFRGLLQKISALCQKLPVPVIAKEVGNGISAAMAKRLIESGVAVIDVAGAGGTSWAKVEGERANDLRQRRLGQTFADWGIPTAECITAVRAIAPTIPLIASGGLRNGLDAAKAIALGADLAGMALPFLKAANDSEETLQALIEILKVELATTLFCTGNATIADLKTSDVLRRIEK